The Chloroflexota bacterium DNA segment GTGCAGCAGCACGAAAGCCTCTTTTGAAAAGAGCGGTCCGTAGATGGCAGAATCGGTATACAGGCGCAGTTCATTGCCCACGGAGAATACTTTGAACTGACCGAGCGCGTCGAGATATTCAAAGGCTCCATAAACCGGAAGAATGCGCTCTACAAATTCTTCCTGCGTTTCCGTGTCCAACCAGATTCCAACCGGGTAGCGTTCGGGAATTTCCCACCAGCGCGCAGTGAAGGCCAGCCGCGTGGAGATGAGGTAGAGCATCCCCAGTGCAAAAAACGCAAATATAGCAAACCGGAGTGGTTTATTTTTATCACGAATGACGCGAATAGGCGAATGACGCGAATTGATTTTAAAACTTATTCGCGCCATTCGCTCATTCGCGCTATTCGCGTTATAAAATGCGAAGCCGGAAACTATTTTTTTAATATTCAACGCTGCCAACGCGCTTAACAGCGGAAACAACGGCATCAGATAACGCACGCTGCCACCGTAGGCAAAGATCATCACAAGAGCAGCGATAAAAGCTAAAAATAACCCCCTGTGTTTGCGCCAATCGTACAACCACGGGAAACTAAGCAAGGGCAGCGCGCCCAGCAGCGCGCCCGGTGCTTCGTGGTAATAACGATACGAATCGGTAATACCTGCCCAGGGGAAGGCGAACATGCGCCAGACAATGCCGCCCGTGGGCTGGATTCGAAAGAAAGGCGCCGCGAACCAATCCGGGCTGTGGAAGATTTGGTTATAGTTGGGAAAGATGGGGTTGCCCGTCCAGATGAAATCACGCAGTAGCCAGGGAAGCCATAATAACACCATTGGTAACAACAGGCGCGAAAAAAACTTAACGCCAAGACGCGAAGAGATTTTAGAAAAAAAACTTTGCGTTCCTGGCGTCTTTTGCGCCTTTGCGTTAAAAACCAAAAACCAAAAGGGCAGCAGCAAGAAAAAGGCGTTCAACTTCGTCCCCAGCGCCAGGCCGGAAAAAATACCCATCAGGAATAACCAGCGATCATCGAGTGATTCTCGCCAATGCAAAAAAATTTGTACCGCGGCGGTAACGAAAACGGCGACGAAAATATCCGTGTAGGCTGTAGCGGATTCAATCCCGATGATAGGCAAAGAGTAGAGCAGCAACGCCGCTATCAAGCCGGTGGCGTGACCCCCAAGCCGCCTGCCGATTGAATAGGTCTGCGCGGCGAGTAGCAACCCGGCGCTGAAGTTGAGCAAAGTCGGCAAGGGCTGAGTGCCGATGCCGAGTGCCAGGGTGTAAAGCATTTCCCCATAGTGCGCGGAATAGGTCTGGAAGGATTCGGGGAGTTCGAGCATCCGCCCGGCAGCGAGATAGCGCAGCGGCACGGCGAGGTGGTAACTGAGGGCATCATAGCGCACGGCAGGGGCCAATGACCACAGAAAACTGCCCGCAGCGAAAATGACGAGAAGGAAGAGATGCAGCGAATTAACGGGATTGGGATGTACCACAAAGGAGCACAAAGAATGTTTAAAAGTCTTCCTTCGTGTCTCAGTATCTTGGTGGTAAGAAAAGGCTCCCCATATACTTAGAACAACCAGCAATGCGTAAAACACCCAGCGCTGATAGATGCCGCTTACGCCCAGGAACAGAGTCAGCGCCATAAGTACGCCCCAGCCCAGAGCCAGGGAAAGCACATCCCCTTCGCAGGCAGGCCAATCAGCGCGGGGCGCGATCCGCTTCAGAAGTTGCTTTCCCAGTCGCCAACTCAGCCAAAGAATCCAGCATAGCAAAAGCAGGCTGAGGGCAGTTTTCGGGGTGCGGGCGGCGACAAAAATCAGCCCGCCAATCATGCCCCAGGCGAGTAGAGACAAAGCGCGTCCAGCGTTCAATAGATACAGAACACCCGCGCCCAGAAATACCAGTAGATAAACCAGACCTATGGCAACATCATTCTCGTAAGCCACAAAAGGGGCGCGGGGACGCAAAAACACCAGCCCGGCAACGACGATACTCAACAACAGGCTGAAAATTGGTCCCGCAATCCTAATCCAGTATCGTAAATTTCTAAGCATTATCAGGATTCAAACGCAAATCCGCAAAGGCGCAGAGTCGTGGAAAATATATAAAAACCTTTGCGTCTCCGCGTCTTTGCGTTAGAACTTTTGCTTGATCGCCTCCACCAATGGGCGCGCGGCTTCCCCCCAATCGGCGGCATCGATGAAAGCTCTTACCTGCTCATCTTCACGGATGGCGTTTTTCATCGCCAGAGCCTTGTCGAGGGCAACAGCAAACTGTTCAGGTGTGGTCGCTGTGAATACGCCAGGCCAGTCCTTAAGTTCTTTCAGCGGCGTGGCAACCACGGGAATGCCCATCGCCAGATATTCA contains these protein-coding regions:
- a CDS encoding DUF1420 family protein gives rise to the protein MLRNLRYWIRIAGPIFSLLLSIVVAGLVFLRPRAPFVAYENDVAIGLVYLLVFLGAGVLYLLNAGRALSLLAWGMIGGLIFVAARTPKTALSLLLLCWILWLSWRLGKQLLKRIAPRADWPACEGDVLSLALGWGVLMALTLFLGVSGIYQRWVFYALLVVLSIWGAFSYHQDTETRRKTFKHSLCSFVVHPNPVNSLHLFLLVIFAAGSFLWSLAPAVRYDALSYHLAVPLRYLAAGRMLELPESFQTYSAHYGEMLYTLALGIGTQPLPTLLNFSAGLLLAAQTYSIGRRLGGHATGLIAALLLYSLPIIGIESATAYTDIFVAVFVTAAVQIFLHWRESLDDRWLFLMGIFSGLALGTKLNAFFLLLPFWFLVFNAKAQKTPGTQSFFSKISSRLGVKFFSRLLLPMVLLWLPWLLRDFIWTGNPIFPNYNQIFHSPDWFAAPFFRIQPTGGIVWRMFAFPWAGITDSYRYYHEAPGALLGALPLLSFPWLYDWRKHRGLFLAFIAALVMIFAYGGSVRYLMPLFPLLSALAALNIKKIVSGFAFYNANSANERMARISFKINSRHSPIRVIRDKNKPLRFAIFAFFALGMLYLISTRLAFTARWWEIPERYPVGIWLDTETQEEFVERILPVYGAFEYLDALGQFKVFSVGNELRLYTDSAIYGPLFSKEAFVLLH